Proteins encoded in a region of the Pseudomonas sp. PDNC002 genome:
- the rapA gene encoding RNA polymerase-associated protein RapA: MSMAQYQPGQRWISDSEAELGLGTILALDGRMLTVLYPATGDTRQYAERNAPLTRVRFAPGDEITHFEGWKMTVREVDEVDGLLIYHGLTAQNEQHTVPETQLSNFIQFRLASDRLFAGQIDPMSWFGLRYHTLEHRTRLLQSPLWGLGGARAQPIAHQLHIAREVADRMAPRVLLADEVGLGKTIEAGLVIHRQLLSGRASRVLILVPENLQHQWLVEMRRRFNLEVALFDRERFVESDASNPFEDTQLALVALEWLREDEKAQDAAFAAGWDLLVVDEAHHLVWHPEQASPEYQLVEQLSQVIPGVLLLTATPEQLGLDSHFARLRLLDPDRFHDLDAFRAESSQYRPVAEAVQELIDQGTLSPAARQAIHGFLGNEGDDLLASVESGNEEARARLVRELLDRHGTGRVLFRNTRAAVQGFPERQLHPYVLTNPIEYMELPLGEHPDLYPEVSFQAQADDGDENNRWWRFDPRVEWLIDTLKMLKQYKVLVICAHAETAMDLGDALRLRSGIPATVFHEGMSILERDRAAAYFADEEFGAQVLICSEIGSEGRNFQFAHHLVLFDLPAHPDQLEQRIGRLDRIGQKHTIQIHVPHLENSPQERLFQWYHQALNAFLNTCPTGNALQHRFGPRLVELLDGGDDDAFAALLAEGTAAREALEAEMHSGRDRLLELNSGGAGEGEALVAEIEEQDDQFALPIYMERLFDTYGIDSEDHSENALILRPSEKMLDASFPLGDDEGVTVTYDRAQALAREDMQFLTWEHPMVQGGMDLVLSGSLGNTSVALIKNKALKPGTVLLELLFVSEAVAPRKLQLGRFLPPVALRCLMDANGNDLSARVSFDTLNDQLEAVPRASANKFVQAQRDVLAKQFAVAETKITPRHAERVELARQQLKATLDEELARLTALKAVNPSVRDSELEAVRKQRDDSLAMLDKASLRLEAIRVLVAG; this comes from the coding sequence GTGTCCATGGCGCAGTATCAACCCGGTCAACGCTGGATCAGTGACAGTGAAGCGGAACTTGGGCTGGGGACCATCCTCGCTCTGGACGGCCGCATGCTCACGGTGCTCTATCCGGCTACCGGTGATACCCGCCAGTACGCCGAGCGCAATGCGCCGCTGACCCGTGTGCGCTTCGCACCGGGCGACGAAATCACCCATTTCGAAGGCTGGAAGATGACCGTCCGCGAAGTGGACGAGGTCGACGGCCTGCTGATCTACCACGGTCTCACCGCGCAGAACGAGCAGCACACCGTCCCGGAAACCCAGCTGTCGAACTTCATCCAGTTCCGCCTGGCCAGCGACCGCCTGTTCGCCGGGCAGATCGACCCGATGTCCTGGTTCGGCCTGCGCTACCACACCCTGGAACACCGCACCCGCCTGCTGCAATCCCCGCTCTGGGGCCTGGGCGGCGCCCGCGCGCAACCCATTGCCCACCAGTTGCACATCGCCCGCGAAGTCGCCGACCGCATGGCGCCGCGCGTTCTGCTGGCCGACGAAGTGGGCCTGGGCAAGACCATCGAAGCGGGCCTGGTGATCCATCGCCAACTGCTCTCCGGCCGCGCCAGCCGCGTGCTGATCCTGGTACCGGAAAACCTCCAGCACCAGTGGCTGGTGGAGATGCGCCGACGCTTCAACCTGGAAGTCGCGCTGTTCGACCGCGAGCGCTTCGTCGAGAGCGATGCCAGCAATCCCTTCGAAGACACCCAACTGGCCCTGGTGGCGCTGGAATGGCTGCGCGAGGATGAAAAGGCCCAGGACGCCGCCTTTGCCGCCGGCTGGGACCTGCTGGTGGTGGACGAGGCGCATCACCTGGTCTGGCATCCGGAACAGGCCAGCCCGGAATACCAACTGGTCGAGCAACTCTCCCAGGTCATTCCCGGCGTGCTGCTGCTCACCGCGACCCCGGAACAGCTCGGCCTGGACAGCCACTTCGCTCGTCTGCGCCTGCTCGACCCGGACCGCTTCCACGACCTGGACGCCTTCCGCGCCGAAAGCAGCCAATACCGCCCGGTCGCCGAGGCGGTGCAGGAACTGATCGACCAGGGCACCCTCTCCCCCGCCGCGCGCCAGGCCATCCACGGCTTCCTCGGCAACGAGGGCGACGACCTGCTGGCCAGCGTCGAGAGCGGCAACGAAGAAGCCCGCGCGCGCCTGGTGCGCGAGCTGCTCGATCGCCACGGCACCGGCCGCGTGCTGTTCCGCAACACCCGCGCCGCTGTGCAGGGTTTCCCGGAGCGCCAGCTGCATCCTTACGTACTGACCAACCCGATCGAGTACATGGAACTGCCGCTGGGCGAGCACCCGGACCTCTACCCGGAAGTCAGCTTCCAGGCCCAGGCCGACGACGGCGACGAAAACAACCGCTGGTGGCGCTTCGACCCGCGCGTCGAGTGGCTGATCGACACCCTGAAGATGCTCAAGCAGTACAAGGTGCTGGTGATCTGCGCCCACGCCGAGACCGCCATGGACCTGGGCGACGCCCTGCGCCTGAGGTCCGGCATCCCGGCCACCGTGTTCCACGAGGGCATGAGCATCCTCGAACGTGACCGCGCCGCCGCCTACTTCGCCGATGAAGAGTTCGGCGCCCAGGTGCTGATCTGCTCGGAAATCGGTAGCGAAGGCCGCAACTTCCAGTTCGCCCATCACCTGGTGCTGTTCGACCTGCCAGCCCACCCGGACCAGCTGGAACAGCGCATCGGCCGCCTGGACCGGATCGGCCAGAAGCACACCATCCAGATTCACGTGCCGCACCTGGAGAACAGCCCGCAGGAACGTCTGTTCCAGTGGTACCACCAGGCGCTGAACGCCTTCCTCAACACCTGCCCCACCGGCAACGCCCTGCAGCATCGCTTCGGTCCGCGCCTGGTGGAGCTGCTGGACGGCGGCGACGACGATGCCTTCGCCGCCCTGCTGGCCGAAGGCACCGCCGCCCGCGAAGCCCTGGAAGCCGAGATGCACAGCGGTCGCGACCGCCTGCTGGAGCTGAACTCCGGCGGTGCCGGCGAAGGCGAGGCGCTGGTGGCCGAGATCGAGGAACAGGACGACCAGTTCGCCCTGCCGATCTACATGGAGCGCCTGTTCGACACTTACGGCATCGACAGCGAGGACCACTCCGAGAACGCCCTGATCCTGCGTCCGAGCGAGAAGATGCTCGACGCCAGCTTCCCGCTGGGCGACGACGAAGGCGTGACCGTCACCTACGACCGCGCCCAGGCCCTGGCCCGCGAAGACATGCAGTTCCTCACCTGGGAACACCCCATGGTGCAAGGCGGCATGGACCTGGTGCTGTCCGGCTCGCTGGGCAACACCTCGGTGGCGCTGATCAAGAACAAGGCACTCAAGCCGGGCACCGTGCTGCTGGAACTGCTGTTCGTCAGCGAGGCCGTGGCGCCGCGCAAGCTGCAACTGGGCCGCTTCCTGCCGCCGGTGGCGCTGCGCTGCCTGATGGATGCCAACGGCAACGACCTGTCCGCCCGCGTGTCCTTCGATACCCTCAACGACCAGCTGGAAGCCGTGCCGCGCGCGAGTGCCAACAAGTTCGTGCAGGCCCAGCGCGATGTGCTGGCCAAGCAGTTCGCCGTGGCCGAGACCAAGATCACTCCGCGCCATGCCGAGCGCGTGGAGCTGGCTCGCCAGCAGTTGAAAGCGACCCTGGACGAAGAGCTGGCGCGCCTGACCGCACTGAAAGCCGTCAACCCCAGCGTGCGCGACAGCGAGCTGGAGGCCGTGCGCAAGCAGCGTGACGACAGCCTGGCGATGTTGGACAAGGCTTCGCTGCGCCTGGAAGCGATCCGCGTGCTGGTCGCCGGCTGA
- a CDS encoding universal stress protein: protein MYERILVAVDGSPVSDRALVEAAKLAQLSGGELRVITIVDSPLRHLPDYAVYYNPEPLREAALKAADDILAKAKDKIAEYTVKTSFERVCQERASEEIAERIETEAEASKSDIIVMGTHGRRGVRRLMLGSVAEGLLRVSNRPVLLVRDK, encoded by the coding sequence ATGTACGAGCGCATTCTGGTAGCGGTGGACGGCAGCCCGGTTTCCGACCGAGCCCTGGTCGAAGCGGCCAAACTGGCCCAACTGAGCGGAGGCGAACTGCGTGTCATCACCATCGTCGACAGCCCGCTGCGGCACCTGCCCGACTACGCTGTGTATTACAACCCGGAACCGCTGCGCGAAGCCGCACTGAAGGCCGCCGACGACATCCTGGCCAAGGCCAAGGACAAGATCGCCGAGTACACGGTGAAGACCAGCTTCGAGCGAGTCTGCCAGGAGCGTGCCAGCGAAGAGATTGCCGAGCGCATCGAGACCGAGGCGGAAGCGTCCAAGTCCGACATCATCGTCATGGGCACCCACGGCCGCCGTGGCGTGCGTCGCCTGATGCTGGGCAGCGTGGCCGAAGGTCTGCTGCGCGTCAGCAACCGCCCGGTGCTGCTGGTGCGCGACAAGTAA
- a CDS encoding phosphoethanolamine--lipid A transferase, producing the protein MFEGKRRVFPQVSSTRLVLLFSLALVLFYNFATWKALNDLVPLHGVWGAAFFVSFGFFLWAAFSLLLMLVSFRPLLKPALTVVALVSAGAAYFMNTYGVVIDTVMVQNVIETNPGEAAALFSARMVGYLLVLGVLPAAIIWLTPVSYRPFFRGLLNKVLVIAGCVVVVAVCVGTFYSTYAPVFRQEDKLTHFINPTNYIYAVGKFTKQRLGIKENLVVQPIGEDAVMARKVRADGKKSLMIFVVGETARADHFSLNGYARETNPELAKLDIINFADVSSCGTSTAVSVPCMFSKFPREDYSDKKGKTNQGLLDILQRVGVSVLWLDNNSDCKGTCLRVPSRDISKNQPGPFCDGNRCLDEAMLQDLQAYIDGLKDNAIIVLHADGSHGPEYYDRYPKSMERFAPVCHTNQLGSCSTEELVNVYDNTILYTDFFLSKVVELLKQNQERFDTSMLYVSDHGESLGENGVYLHAAPYAIAPKAQTHVPMVMWFGDGALGGMGVDRGCLEKKASGTELSHDNLFHSVLGLYDVRTSLYQPDLDIFHSCRRDMTVAQ; encoded by the coding sequence ATGTTCGAGGGCAAGCGTCGCGTGTTCCCGCAGGTCAGTTCGACACGGCTGGTTCTGCTGTTTTCCCTGGCCCTGGTGTTGTTCTACAACTTCGCCACCTGGAAAGCCCTGAACGACCTGGTACCCCTGCACGGCGTCTGGGGGGCGGCGTTCTTCGTGTCCTTCGGCTTCTTCCTCTGGGCCGCCTTCAGTCTGCTGCTCATGCTGGTATCGTTCCGCCCGCTGCTTAAACCGGCGCTGACGGTGGTGGCGCTGGTCTCGGCGGGCGCAGCGTATTTCATGAACACCTACGGCGTCGTCATCGACACCGTGATGGTGCAGAACGTCATCGAGACCAATCCCGGCGAGGCCGCCGCGCTGTTCAGCGCGCGCATGGTCGGCTATCTGCTGGTGCTGGGCGTGCTTCCGGCCGCGATCATCTGGCTCACCCCGGTGAGCTACCGGCCCTTCTTCCGCGGCCTGTTGAACAAGGTGCTGGTGATTGCCGGTTGCGTGGTGGTGGTGGCGGTCTGCGTGGGTACCTTCTATTCCACCTATGCGCCGGTGTTCCGTCAGGAAGACAAGCTCACCCACTTCATCAACCCGACCAACTACATCTACGCGGTCGGCAAGTTCACCAAGCAGCGCCTGGGCATCAAGGAAAACCTGGTGGTACAGCCCATCGGCGAGGACGCGGTGATGGCCCGCAAGGTGCGCGCCGACGGCAAGAAGTCGCTGATGATCTTCGTGGTTGGCGAAACCGCCCGTGCCGATCACTTCTCCCTGAACGGCTATGCCCGCGAGACCAACCCGGAGCTCGCCAAGCTCGACATCATCAACTTCGCCGATGTCAGCTCGTGCGGCACTTCGACCGCAGTGTCGGTGCCCTGCATGTTCTCGAAGTTCCCCCGCGAGGACTACAGCGACAAGAAGGGCAAGACCAATCAGGGCCTGCTGGATATTCTCCAGCGCGTCGGCGTCTCGGTGCTCTGGCTGGACAACAACAGCGACTGCAAGGGCACCTGCCTGCGTGTGCCGAGCCGGGATATCTCGAAGAACCAGCCGGGGCCGTTCTGTGACGGCAACCGCTGCCTCGACGAGGCCATGCTGCAGGACCTGCAGGCGTATATCGACGGCCTGAAGGACAACGCCATCATCGTTCTTCACGCCGACGGCAGCCACGGCCCGGAATACTACGACCGCTACCCGAAATCCATGGAGCGTTTCGCGCCGGTCTGCCACACCAACCAGCTGGGTAGTTGCAGCACCGAGGAGCTGGTGAACGTCTACGACAACACCATCCTCTACACCGACTTCTTCCTGTCGAAAGTCGTCGAGCTGCTCAAGCAGAACCAGGAGCGCTTCGATACCTCGATGCTCTATGTCTCCGACCACGGCGAATCGCTGGGCGAGAATGGCGTTTACCTGCACGCGGCGCCCTACGCCATTGCGCCGAAAGCGCAGACCCACGTGCCGATGGTGATGTGGTTCGGCGACGGCGCGCTGGGCGGCATGGGCGTCGATCGTGGCTGCCTGGAGAAGAAAGCTTCCGGCACCGAGCTGAGCCATGACAACCTGTTCCACTCGGTGCTCGGTCTCTATGACGTGCGCACCAGCCTGTACCAGCCGGATCTGGATATCTTCCATTCCTGCCGGCGGGACATGACGGTCGCCCAGTAA
- a CDS encoding bifunctional diguanylate cyclase/phosphodiesterase: MEWHKDALPDAVLLECSHNPGLVLLSILIACVASFVALSITARMVRAPQHAHRWQWVGGICLGSGIWSMHFVAMLAFHSTVPLHFSGGMTLLSLLIAITISVVAMRLLAHAGLSPLQYLLAACCIGTSIAGMHYTGMAAIESPPMQHYDPLLVTLSVLMAVLVAFVALVLAPVLNRQPAGRQWIYQITASLLLGCAIASMHFTGMAALTLTLPSWVAPVADVGRNNAIQLGLMVGLLSLAVVLAGLWAAWIEDSLESKESELSRVNTLLTQLDHANASLQQLARFDGLTGLHNRNALNEEFDARLQRNRQKGQGMAVILLDLDHFKRVNDTLGHAAGDELLCIVSERIRSALRSTDLLARFGGDEFCILADLGEDHEARILAQRLMQRMKEPISTAGRSLVMTLSVGISLFPNDGEQPEELLKHADLALYQSKGNGRNVTHFFSPHLKTKATQELQLEEELRKALWDDELVLYYQPILRIDHGEVEQLEALVRWKHPTHGLLAPDRFIGLATANGLIGALDSWVLRRACRDLRHLHDLGYSDLRVAVNCCASNLGREGLVDEVQQTLDEAGLAPRFLEMEVTENAVMANVSQAVPLLNRLRDLGVSLSIDDFGTGYSSLSYLRQLPLDALKVDRSFIRDVPQSRRDAEIAQAIIAMAQKLHLKVIAEGVEHAQQLTFLRDNHCELAQGYLFSRPLPLSALVEFLDAYREDSDAVLLSNQA; the protein is encoded by the coding sequence ATGGAATGGCACAAGGACGCCTTACCCGATGCTGTGCTGCTGGAGTGTTCTCACAATCCCGGACTGGTCCTGCTGTCCATCCTGATCGCCTGCGTCGCCAGCTTCGTCGCCCTGAGCATCACCGCGCGCATGGTCCGCGCGCCACAGCACGCACACCGCTGGCAGTGGGTGGGCGGCATCTGCCTGGGCAGCGGCATCTGGTCGATGCATTTCGTCGCCATGCTGGCCTTCCACTCGACAGTCCCGCTGCATTTCTCCGGCGGGATGACGCTGCTGTCACTGCTCATCGCCATCACCATCTCGGTGGTCGCCATGCGCCTGCTCGCCCATGCCGGGCTGAGCCCCCTGCAATACCTGCTCGCCGCCTGCTGCATCGGCACCAGTATCGCCGGCATGCACTACACCGGCATGGCCGCCATCGAATCGCCGCCCATGCAGCACTACGACCCGCTGCTGGTGACCCTGTCGGTGCTGATGGCCGTGCTGGTCGCCTTCGTCGCGCTGGTGCTGGCACCGGTCCTGAATCGGCAACCGGCCGGCCGCCAGTGGATCTACCAGATCACCGCCAGCCTGCTGCTGGGCTGCGCCATCGCCAGCATGCACTTCACCGGCATGGCCGCACTGACACTGACCCTGCCCAGTTGGGTGGCGCCGGTGGCGGATGTCGGTCGCAACAACGCCATCCAGCTCGGCCTGATGGTCGGCCTACTGTCCCTGGCGGTGGTGCTGGCCGGGCTCTGGGCGGCCTGGATCGAAGACAGCCTGGAAAGCAAGGAGAGCGAGCTCAGCCGGGTCAACACGCTGCTCACCCAGCTCGACCACGCCAATGCTTCATTGCAGCAGCTGGCCCGCTTCGACGGATTGACCGGCCTGCACAACCGCAACGCGCTCAACGAGGAGTTCGATGCTCGCCTGCAACGCAACCGGCAGAAGGGCCAGGGCATGGCGGTGATCCTGCTGGACCTGGACCACTTCAAGCGGGTCAACGACACCCTCGGCCACGCCGCCGGCGACGAGTTGCTGTGCATCGTTTCCGAGCGCATCCGCAGCGCATTGCGCAGCACCGACCTGCTGGCGCGCTTTGGCGGCGACGAGTTCTGCATCCTCGCCGACCTGGGCGAGGACCACGAGGCGCGCATCCTCGCCCAGCGCCTGATGCAGCGCATGAAGGAGCCGATCAGCACCGCCGGGCGCAGCCTGGTGATGACCCTGAGCGTGGGCATCAGCCTGTTCCCCAACGATGGCGAACAACCCGAGGAGCTGCTCAAGCACGCCGACCTCGCGCTGTACCAGTCCAAGGGCAACGGGCGCAACGTCACGCATTTCTTCAGCCCGCACCTGAAGACCAAGGCGACCCAGGAACTGCAGCTAGAGGAGGAGCTGCGCAAGGCGCTGTGGGACGACGAACTGGTGCTCTACTACCAGCCGATCCTGCGCATCGATCATGGGGAAGTGGAGCAGCTGGAAGCGCTGGTACGCTGGAAGCACCCGACCCACGGCCTGCTGGCGCCGGACCGATTCATCGGCCTGGCAACGGCCAACGGCCTGATCGGCGCCCTGGATTCCTGGGTGTTGCGCCGGGCCTGTCGGGACCTGCGGCACCTGCATGACCTGGGTTACAGCGACCTGCGCGTGGCGGTCAACTGCTGCGCCAGCAACCTGGGCCGCGAAGGCCTGGTGGACGAAGTGCAGCAGACGCTCGACGAGGCCGGTCTCGCGCCACGCTTCCTGGAGATGGAAGTCACCGAGAACGCCGTGATGGCCAACGTCAGCCAGGCCGTGCCGCTGCTCAACCGCCTCCGCGACCTGGGCGTGAGCCTGTCCATCGACGACTTCGGCACCGGCTATTCATCGCTGTCCTACCTGCGCCAGCTGCCGCTGGATGCACTGAAGGTGGATCGCTCGTTCATCCGCGACGTGCCGCAATCACGCCGCGACGCCGAGATCGCCCAGGCCATTATCGCGATGGCGCAGAAGCTGCACCTGAAGGTGATTGCAGAGGGCGTGGAGCACGCGCAGCAACTGACGTTC